The sequence CTTACCGGAGAAGGGGCTGGGTGGTTCCGGTGATTGTGTCTTCAGCGGGCCGGACCTGATGGGGTCCACGCGGTGGTCTGTTCGGACGCACAGGGTTCACTCCGAAGGGACGACCCCGGGATTCCGGACTTCAGTTCCGGCAGCGCCGACAGGGCGGATCGGTGAAATCGCGGAAGCGGTCCGTTGCGCATCCGGCGGGTCGGGCTCGGTTGGGCGAGGGCTGCAAGGCGCGGGCGTGTTCGGGCAGGGGGCCGGTTTTTTCCCGCTGTCGCGCACTTTGCGGTTGCCTGGAACGGGCGCTGTGGCTTAGCTGGAGTCCAGCGAAACTGGCAACCGCAACCAATCGAACCAGAGGACGAACCATGGCACAGCAAGTCTTCCACGCTAGCATCGAAGGCGCCCAGCACGGGGCCAAATCCCTCGCAGAGTTCCTCGCTTACGCAAAACGTTCCGGGGCGTCCGGGGCCCAACCATCGAATTACATGCTGGAAGGGGGCAAACTGTTCAAGAGCGCCAAGGAAATCCGCCAGACGTTCGAGGAAGCGGGACTGACCTTGGACGGCATCTCCTGCCACTGCCCCTTCTGGGTCCACACGACCGCCTGGACGGGGAGTCCCACCATCCGGCCGTTTCTGCCGGCCGACGTGGCGAAGAAGTCGCCGGAGGAGATCGAAAAATGGACGGAGACCTATCTGCTGAAGTTGTTGGATCTGGCGGCGGAACTGAATGTGAAGACGTTGCCGATGTTTTGGGGCGTGGCCTTTGGATGGGAAGTGGCCACCGGGTATCCGTGGGGGTTCTGGAAGGGCCGGGATTACGATCTGATCAAGGAGGGCCAGGAACGCTTCGTCAAGAAGACCGCTAAACTGCGCAAGGCGGCCAGGGAGCGCGGCCTGTACCTGTGTCACGAGATCCATCCCGGCACGGCGGCCATGTGCGCGGATGACTTCCTCATGTTGGTGGAGATTTGCGATGGCGACCCGTGCCTGGCGGTCAACGCGGATCCTTCCCATTGCTGGGAAGGCGAAAGTTGGGAAACCCGGTTTCTCAAGGTGGGCTCGCGGGTATACGCCGCGCACATCAAGAACCACGTGATCCGGCCGGGCTTCCCGCTGCGCGCCATGCAGCCGGACTGGCCGAAACGGGCGATGCAGTTTGTGGACCTGCCCTCGGGTGAAATCAACATGCAACGGTACGCGGAGTTGCTGTTGCACATCGGTTACCCGGCCCGCTATTGCCAGCTCACCGGCCGGAGCACGGCGCCGCTGGTGGTGGAGGCCGAGAGCGCGCACAAGGACCTCGATTGGACCAGCACCAACGGGATTCAATACGTGCGGGATCATCTCACGTGGCCGATGGCCGCAGCCTCGTTCGAGGAAGGCATGGGAGCCTGAGCCATTCGTGGATGACGGGCTTTGTCACGGGGCGCGCCGGGGCGCCCCGTTTTCATTTTGGGGGTGGGCTGGTGAGGCGCGGGACGGACCGCGCCGGGGCGGTAGAGCCAGGCCGGGCCCGGTCCGCGGGGTCGGAGGCGTGGTTCCCGGACCGTGGGCGTTCGGGGTGGGCGGCAGGGGCGCACGACGGCGCGGGATCAGTCCATGGCGGCGCGGATGCGGGCCAGCAGTTCCTCGTAGGTTTCCACGGCGGGGAACTGGGGAAAATCCCTGCGCACGTTGTCCGGCGCGCGGAACAGGAACCCCACATGCGCCTCGGTTAACATGGCGGTGTCGTTATAGGAATCACCCGCGGCGATCACGTGGTAGTTGAGCAGTTTGAAGGCGGCCACCGCCCGCTGTTTCTGTTCGGGGATTCGCAGCCGGTAGTCCACGATCCGATCGTTTTCGACGACCAACCGATGGCAGAGCAAGGTGGGCCAGCCCAACTGACGCAGCAGCGGGGTGGCAAACTGCTCAAACGTGTCCGACAGGATGATGACCTGAACAAAGGACCGGAGCTCGTCCAGGAATTCCCGGGCCCCCGGCAGGGGCCGCAGTGTACTGATGATCTGTTGGATGTCCGACAACTTGAGCCCGTGGCGATCCAGCAGGGCCAGCCGGCCCCGCATCAGGCGGTCGTAGTCGGGTTCGTCCCGAGTGGTTCTGCGCAGTTCAGGTATGCCGGTTTTTTCGGCCACTGCGATCCAGATCTCGGGCGTCAACACCCCTTCCAGGTCCAAGGTTACCAACGACTGTTTCACGGCACGGGAGTCTCATCGAAAACCGGAGTGGCTGTCCAGAGCGGGCCGGGTGGGGATGCGGGCCGCCGAGGATCCGGGAAGGCTGCCGTGAGGGTCAGAGGGTGCAGTTGCCGCAAGACCGGTTGCGTGTCTGTGCGGATGCATGCCGGCCGGTTGCGGACGAGCGTGTCGGAGGCCACGTGCCCAACCGCGGCGCGTTTGCGGGCGTCCAGGGTTGAACCTGCGGGAGCGGCCGTCGTGGCGAGCGAGCCTGTGGTAAAGGCCGGTGGAAGTGAGCGGGGCGGCCTCGGTGGCCGGGGTCTTTGACCGGGCCGGTTCAGCCCGGTCGGTCCCGGGATTCGGGCATTCGCACCTGCGGATTGTGCAGCTGTGGTTTCGGGTGCGGCGTTGCGGGTGCGACGCGTCGTGGTTTACAAAAGGCGTCATGAGCAACCGACTACGGGGACGTTGGGTGTTGATCACGGGCGCCTCGAGCGGGTTTGGCGCAGCGGCGGCGCGGGCGTTTGGCGCCGAGGGTGCCCGCCTGTTACTGGGTGCGCGGCGGGTTGACCGGCTGGAGCGCGTGGCGGCGGAGGCCCGGGCGGCCGGGGCGGCCGAGGCACACGTGCACGCCGTGGACGTGACCTCCACGGCCAGTGTGGAGTCGTTTTTCGTGTGGGCCCGCGGGCTTTTGCGAACCGGCACGGCGGAGGCGGCGCCGCTGCATGTGCTGGTCAACAATGCCGGAGGTGCCCTGGGGTTGGATCCCGTGGCGCAGGGGCGGGACGAAGATTGGGAGACGATGCTGCAGACGAACGTGCTCGGGCTGTTGCGTGTGACCCGTGCGGCTCTGCCGCTGATGCTGGGCAACCCGGGGGGGCTGATTCTGAACGTCGGTTCCGTGGCCGGGCACGAAGCCTACGAGGGCGGGGCGGCCTACTGTGCCGCCAAGGCCGGGGAACGACAGATCACCCGCGTGCTGCGCCTGGAGTTGTGCGGCACAGGGTTGCGGGTCTGCAGCCTCGATCCCGGCATGGCGGAGACGGAGTTTTCCCTGGTGCGGTTCAAGGGCGATGCGGAGCGCGCGCGCAAGGTGTATGAGGGTATGCAGCCGTTGACGGCCGAGGACGTGGCGGAGGCCATGGTTTGGATTGCTTCCCGTCCCCCGCACGTCTGCGTTGACGAGCTGGTGATCAAGCCGACCGACCAGGCCTCGGTTCACAAGGTCCATCGGCGGACGCACTGACCCCTGCAGGCGCGGATCACCCTCGGCCCGGGGGGCGACCTCGAGTGCCCGGGCAGGCCCGCGGCCTTTCGCGAGCCCGGGCCCTGGGTTGAGAGTCAGAGTGGGAAACCCCGCGGCGGCACGAAACCCGGCTGTGGGCGGGCCATGCAGGTTCAGATTTGTGACCCGCCTGCGGGGCGCAGCAGGTGGTTGGTGATGTTGGTGACGATTTCCGCGTCGGTGTAACCCGGTGTGTTGCTCAGCTTTTTCCATTCCGGGTCGGCCACAAACGTCCGCCAGGCGGCGTCCCGCGCGTTCAGGTCATCGAAGACCAGCATGTAGGTCAGGTTCGGCAGGCGCGGTCCGATCAGAGTGGAACCGAAAAAGACCGGTCGCAACCCGGTCCGTTTGAACAAGGCGATCTCACCCACGTTGAACATTTCGACCTTTTTTCGGTGGGCGCGGTCGCTGTGACTCTCGTAAATCCGCAGCTCAAACAGAGGGGGTTTGCGATCGGCGGTTTGGGGTGGCAACTCCAGTTTCGGCATGCCCTCGAAGGCGATCAGGAGCGAACTTTCGTAGCGGACGTAGGGTGGATCCGTGGGGGTGGCCTGGAAAAACGGATGGGACTGCACCTTCGGATCGGCGTGACACGCCTCCATGGCTTCGAGCCAGTGCTGGAGAGACCGGCAGGGCAGAAGGACATAGCGGGTGGGGCTTTCGGGACCGAGGGCCACGTCGAAGACGCCCACGGGCTGCACGCCCGCACGATTCCAGGCGGGGATGGCCGCCTCGCGCAGAAAATCATCCAAACGCTGGACCATGGGGCCGCGCCGAAGTTCATAGCGACGCAGCTCGTAGATTTCGCGGGTGCCGGATCCGGGGGATTCGGCCGCCGCGCTCTTGAGGGATCCCAGGGAAACGCCCAGACCGGCCAGGCCGAGAGATTGGAGGAACTCGCGTCGTTGCATGACCGGGAGCGTGACAAGCCGCCCGGCGGAAGGCAATCCACAAAACTTGAACCCGGCTCGCCGGACGAATGGTGGGACGCGCCGCGCCCGTTGCCGGCTGGCGACCGGCTGATGCCGGGGGCCGGCCTGTGGTGGATCTTCATGGGCGGCAGGCCAGGCCCCGGCGTGCCGGATGGCGCAGCATCGATGAGGAAGGGCGGGCGGGATAAGGTCCGGACCGGCTCATGGACCGGCTCATGATTCAAAGTTGGACTCGCTTCAAGGGGTGGACTCATCGTAAGTTGTGCCGCTGTCCGGACCTGGGGTGGCGCGGCCCCGACGTTGTCGGGAGCGGGGGATTGACCTCTGCGGGGCCCGGTGCCGCCGGCGGGCCGGCTTGCAAAGCATGCGCGTGATGACATCAGCGGAGATCCGTCAGTCGTTCCTCGACTTTTTCCGGTCGAAGGGCCACACCATTGTGCCCTCGTCCAGTTTGTTGCCGGATTCGCCCAACCTGCTGTTTACGAACGCGGGGATGAACCAGTTCGTGCCGATTTTTCTGGGGCTGCAGCCGTGTCCGTTCCATCCGCCGCGGGCGGCCGACACCCAGAAATGCATCCGGGCCGGAGGCAAGCACAACGACCTCGAGGACGTGGGGTTGGATACCTACCACCACACCTTCTTCGAGATGCTGGGCAACTGGTCCTTTGGCGACTATTTCAAGCGCGAAGCCATCGAGTGGGCGTGGGAACTGGTTACGGAGGTTTGGGGGTTTCCCAAGCAACGGTTGTACGCCACGGTGTACCGGCCCGGGCCGGGTGAGCCGGCCGAGTTTGACGAGGAGGCGTGGGAGCATTGGGCGCGGTTGTTCCGTGCCGCCGGGTTGGATCCGGAGGTGCACATCCGCTTCGGCGGCAAGAAGGACAATTTCTGGATGATGGGCGACACGGGCCCCTGCGGGCCCTGCTCGGAGATTCACGTGGACCTGACGCCGGAGGGCGACACCCGCGGGGCACTGGTGAACCAGGGGCACCCGCAGTGCATCGAGATCTGGAACCTGGTGTTCATCCAGTTCAATGCGAATCCGGACGGGACGTTTTCGCCCCTGCCGGCCCGGCACGTGGACACGGGCATGGGCTTTGAGCGCGTGACGGCCATCATCCAGGGGACGCGGGGACTGCGCCAGTTCGCCGGCGTGCGGATCTCCAATTACGAGACCGACATTTTCCGGCCGCTGTTCGAGGCATTGGAACGGCTGAGCGGTCGCCGGTACGGATCCACCCTGCCGCGGCCGGGCACGGCGGGCGAGACCGAACAGGAACGTGCGGATGTGGCGTTTCGCGTGATTGCCGATCACATCCGCACGCTGTCCTTTGCGATTGCCGACGGCATTTTGCCCTCCAACGAGGGCCGCGGCTACGTGCTGCGGCGGATTTTGCGCCGGGCCGTGCGGTACGGTCGGAACCTCGGATTTCGACAACCGTTTTTCCATCGGTTGGTGGGCGTTTTGGCCGATACCATGGGGGATGTGTTTCCCGAAATCCGTGCCCGGCGGGAACAGGTGGAGGAGGTCATCCGTCAGGAGGAGGAGGCGTTTAATCGCACCCTCGACCGCGGCCTGCAACTGTTCGAGGAGGAGGTGAGCCGACTGCAGACGGCGGGGGCCGGGGTCGAGCCGCGCCGGATTTCCGGCGATTTCGCCTTCAAGTTGTATGATACGTACGGGTTCCCGCTCGACCTGACGCAGCTGATGGCGCGGGAACGGGGACTGACCCTGGACACGGCCCGGTTCGAGGCCCTCATGGAGGAACAACGCGCCCGCGCGCGAGCCGCCCAGAAAAAAACGATCGTCGAAGTGGCCCGGTTGGAGACCGACACACCCACGCGGTTCGTGGGTTACGAACAACTGGCCTCGGAGGGTCGGGTCCTGCAATTGACACGGGTCCAGGACCGCTGGGCGGTGATTCTCGACGTCAGCCCGTTCTACGCCGAAATGGGCGGGCAGGTGGGCGACACCGGGGAACTGCAGCAGGGCGACCGTTCCTGGCGCATCGTGGATACGCGCAAGGCCGGCCTGGTGTGGCTGCATTTCCTCGATCTGCCGGCGGATGCCGACGAATCGGCCCTGCCCGAACCCGGTGAACCGGCCCGATTCCAAGTGGACCGATCCCGCCGGCTTGCCATCCAGCGCCACCACACCGTGACGCACCTGTTCCACTGGGCCCTGCGCGAGGTGGTGGGCCGCGAGACCATGCAGAAAGGGTCGTACGTCGGACCCGACAAACTCACCTTTGACTTCAACAGTGCCCCGTTGCGCCCCGAGCAGTTGCGGGACATCGAACGCCTGGTGAATGAACGGATCCTGGAAAACGCGCCCGTGACCGCCATCGAGGTGAAATACGAACACGTCCGGCACCGGCCCGACATCCTCCAATTCTTCGGCGAGAAATATGGCGAATGGGTGCGGGTGGTGCAGATTGGGGGCACACCGGGCGGGTTGGACGGTTACTCCATGGAACTTTGCGGCGGCACCCACACCGCCGCCACCGGCGAAATCGGCCTGTTCCACATCCTTGGCGAAAGTGGGGTGGCGGCGGGCATCCGACGCGTGGAGGCCGTAGCCGGGCTGGCAGCGTGGGAACAGGTGCTGGCGGCGGAGCAATTGCTGCGTGCCACCGCGGCGCGGGTTCAGGCGCCGGTGGGTGAACTGGAGCGGAAGATCGAGTCCCTGCTGGAGCAGCAGAAAGCCCTGGAGAAACAACTCAGGGCGCTCCAGCAGAAGCAATCAGCCGCGGCTGCCGAGGCGTTGCTGGCCCGGGCCGAACGCCGCGGTGATGTGCCGGTGCTCATCGCCCGTCACGACGCTGACGCCGAGACGCTGCAGGAAATGGTCAATGCGCTGAAATCGCGGTTTGAAGGGGTGATTCTGCTCGGCGGGGTGGCCGACGGTGCCGTGTCACTCGTGGCGGCCGTGACCGGCCCGTACACCGCCCGGGTTCAGGCCGGGCGGCTCGTGCAACAGATTGCGCCGTTGGTGGGGGGTCGGGGTGGGGGCCGGCCGGATCATGCGCGCGGGGGCGGTCGGGACGCCGCTCGTTTGGACGAGGCCCTGGCGCGGGCGCGCGAGCTGGTGGGCTGAGCGCGCGGCACCCCTTTTCGGGGAAATCCTTCCGGGGAGACGGGAGGCTCGGCTTGCGGGTTTGGGCCCGTGGGTGTTTGGCGGCCCGGAGAACCGCCCCGGGGTATGGCTTTTCAGATCCTCCAGCCGGGCCGGTTTTCCCGTTGCACGCGTGCGTTCAGTTCCGGGATGTTCGTCACGCGCATGTTGGGACCGTCCCATTCGACCTTGCGCCCCGGACCGGCCATTTGGGCCAGGTTGCCCAGCGCGCAAAACTCGGTCAGGCGCGTGCCGTATTCGAAGCTGGCGGCGGTGTCGGTGCGCCCTTCGCGGACGGCTTCCAGGAAATCGGCGAAGATGTTTTTCGGGCGCGGGAGTGTTCGGGGTGGTTCCGGGATTTCCCGCATCCTGGCCCAGGGCACCACGTGCATGCGTTCACCGTAGGTGCCGGTGAAGATGATGCCCTTTTCGCCCACGTACAAGGTGCCGCTGTCGCCGCGGTCCAATTCCTCCTCCGGGTACTGCCGTCGCAGCTCCAGTAACAGGGGCGGTAGATTGCGGGCGTCGCCCACGGCGGCGCGGAGGGCGCCCTGGGGGCGCTCGTTGGTGGTCGGATTCAATCCCTCGTACCAGTAGACCTTCAGCGGGGGGAGATCGCCGCGGGCCGGGATGTCCCAGCGAATGCGGGAGCCCAGCGGGTATCGCTCGTCGCTGCCGCCGCGCAAATACTCCACCTCGATGCTGGTGGGATGTTCGATCTTCAGCGCCCAAAACACGCCGTCCAGCACGTGGCAGCCCATGTTGCCGATGGAACCGTTGCCAAAATCGTACCAGCCGTGCCAGGAATGCGGGTGCAGGTCATCGTGAAAGTCCCGATACGGCGCCGGCCCAATCCATTCGTCCCAATGGAGCCCGGGCGGGACCGGTTTGGCCGGCGGACGAGGGCCTTCACCCCCGTTGCAGCGATTGGTCCAGCTGTGGGTCTCGCGGATGGGCCCGATGACGCCGGCCCAGATGTATTCGCACAAACGTCGGTAGCCCTCCTCGTTGTGGCCCTGGTTGCCCATCTGGGTGGCCACCCGCGTGCGCCGGGCCATCTCGCGCAGGGCCCTCGCCTCGCCGATGTTGTGGCAGACCGGCTTCTCCACATACACCGCCTTGCCCAACTGCATGGCGATCATGGCCGGCAGGGCATGTTGATGATTGGGCGTGGCCACGAACACCGCATCGAGGCTCCGCCCCACTTCGTCGAACAACCGGCGATAATCGGTGAAGAACCGGACCTTGTCCGGATCCAGATTCTTGCTCTTCAACCAGCGGGTCACTTCGGCAAAGCGCCGTTCATCCAC is a genomic window of Limisphaera ngatamarikiensis containing:
- a CDS encoding sugar phosphate isomerase/epimerase family protein, which produces MAQQVFHASIEGAQHGAKSLAEFLAYAKRSGASGAQPSNYMLEGGKLFKSAKEIRQTFEEAGLTLDGISCHCPFWVHTTAWTGSPTIRPFLPADVAKKSPEEIEKWTETYLLKLLDLAAELNVKTLPMFWGVAFGWEVATGYPWGFWKGRDYDLIKEGQERFVKKTAKLRKAARERGLYLCHEIHPGTAAMCADDFLMLVEICDGDPCLAVNADPSHCWEGESWETRFLKVGSRVYAAHIKNHVIRPGFPLRAMQPDWPKRAMQFVDLPSGEINMQRYAELLLHIGYPARYCQLTGRSTAPLVVEAESAHKDLDWTSTNGIQYVRDHLTWPMAAASFEEGMGA
- a CDS encoding NIPSNAP family protein, yielding MQRREFLQSLGLAGLGVSLGSLKSAAAESPGSGTREIYELRRYELRRGPMVQRLDDFLREAAIPAWNRAGVQPVGVFDVALGPESPTRYVLLPCRSLQHWLEAMEACHADPKVQSHPFFQATPTDPPYVRYESSLLIAFEGMPKLELPPQTADRKPPLFELRIYESHSDRAHRKKVEMFNVGEIALFKRTGLRPVFFGSTLIGPRLPNLTYMLVFDDLNARDAAWRTFVADPEWKKLSNTPGYTDAEIVTNITNHLLRPAGGSQI
- the alaS gene encoding alanine--tRNA ligase → MTSAEIRQSFLDFFRSKGHTIVPSSSLLPDSPNLLFTNAGMNQFVPIFLGLQPCPFHPPRAADTQKCIRAGGKHNDLEDVGLDTYHHTFFEMLGNWSFGDYFKREAIEWAWELVTEVWGFPKQRLYATVYRPGPGEPAEFDEEAWEHWARLFRAAGLDPEVHIRFGGKKDNFWMMGDTGPCGPCSEIHVDLTPEGDTRGALVNQGHPQCIEIWNLVFIQFNANPDGTFSPLPARHVDTGMGFERVTAIIQGTRGLRQFAGVRISNYETDIFRPLFEALERLSGRRYGSTLPRPGTAGETEQERADVAFRVIADHIRTLSFAIADGILPSNEGRGYVLRRILRRAVRYGRNLGFRQPFFHRLVGVLADTMGDVFPEIRARREQVEEVIRQEEEAFNRTLDRGLQLFEEEVSRLQTAGAGVEPRRISGDFAFKLYDTYGFPLDLTQLMARERGLTLDTARFEALMEEQRARARAAQKKTIVEVARLETDTPTRFVGYEQLASEGRVLQLTRVQDRWAVILDVSPFYAEMGGQVGDTGELQQGDRSWRIVDTRKAGLVWLHFLDLPADADESALPEPGEPARFQVDRSRRLAIQRHHTVTHLFHWALREVVGRETMQKGSYVGPDKLTFDFNSAPLRPEQLRDIERLVNERILENAPVTAIEVKYEHVRHRPDILQFFGEKYGEWVRVVQIGGTPGGLDGYSMELCGGTHTAATGEIGLFHILGESGVAAGIRRVEAVAGLAAWEQVLAAEQLLRATAARVQAPVGELERKIESLLEQQKALEKQLRALQQKQSAAAAEALLARAERRGDVPVLIARHDADAETLQEMVNALKSRFEGVILLGGVADGAVSLVAAVTGPYTARVQAGRLVQQIAPLVGGRGGGRPDHARGGGRDAARLDEALARARELVG
- a CDS encoding Gfo/Idh/MocA family protein, translating into MKTSMTRRAFLRRAAWAAGGLTAAATFRGPNLLLAQGAGRKLNCAVIGCGGRGMSHLNAIAAENIVAVADVDERRFAEVTRWLKSKNLDPDKVRFFTDYRRLFDEVGRSLDAVFVATPNHQHALPAMIAMQLGKAVYVEKPVCHNIGEARALREMARRTRVATQMGNQGHNEEGYRRLCEYIWAGVIGPIRETHSWTNRCNGGEGPRPPAKPVPPGLHWDEWIGPAPYRDFHDDLHPHSWHGWYDFGNGSIGNMGCHVLDGVFWALKIEHPTSIEVEYLRGGSDERYPLGSRIRWDIPARGDLPPLKVYWYEGLNPTTNERPQGALRAAVGDARNLPPLLLELRRQYPEEELDRGDSGTLYVGEKGIIFTGTYGERMHVVPWARMREIPEPPRTLPRPKNIFADFLEAVREGRTDTAASFEYGTRLTEFCALGNLAQMAGPGRKVEWDGPNMRVTNIPELNARVQRENRPGWRI
- a CDS encoding SDR family NAD(P)-dependent oxidoreductase: MSNRLRGRWVLITGASSGFGAAAARAFGAEGARLLLGARRVDRLERVAAEARAAGAAEAHVHAVDVTSTASVESFFVWARGLLRTGTAEAAPLHVLVNNAGGALGLDPVAQGRDEDWETMLQTNVLGLLRVTRAALPLMLGNPGGLILNVGSVAGHEAYEGGAAYCAAKAGERQITRVLRLELCGTGLRVCSLDPGMAETEFSLVRFKGDAERARKVYEGMQPLTAEDVAEAMVWIASRPPHVCVDELVIKPTDQASVHKVHRRTH
- the thrH gene encoding bifunctional phosphoserine phosphatase/homoserine phosphotransferase ThrH yields the protein MKQSLVTLDLEGVLTPEIWIAVAEKTGIPELRRTTRDEPDYDRLMRGRLALLDRHGLKLSDIQQIISTLRPLPGAREFLDELRSFVQVIILSDTFEQFATPLLRQLGWPTLLCHRLVVENDRIVDYRLRIPEQKQRAVAAFKLLNYHVIAAGDSYNDTAMLTEAHVGFLFRAPDNVRRDFPQFPAVETYEELLARIRAAMD